The stretch of DNA CGGACAAACGCTGTGGAGCGATGATGTATGAGATAGTTGCATCATCATACTTAATCAATGCGATGAAAGCCGTACGGTTTGGATCATACTCGATACGCTCAACGATAGCTGCACCTGTTTTGGTACGTTTAAAGTCAACCATACGGTACTTTTGCTTATGACCACCACCGATGTGACGCGTCGTAATGCGACCCATGTTGTTACGGCCACCCGTCTTTGTCTTCCCTTTGACCAAGCTCTTTTCAGGCTTGCCCTTGTACAACTCAGAACGGTCGATAAGGACCAATCCACGTTGAGAAGGCGTCGTTGGGTTAAATTTCTTCAATGCCATTTTAGTTTACTCCCGCCATCGTGTCGATGGTCTGACCTTCGGCTAGCGTTACAATCGCTTTTTTGCGATCATTTTGCTTACCGTTTAATCCGCGGAACTTCTTAGTTTTACCGTGGATAGAGACCGTGTTTACTTTCGTCACTTTCACACCGAAGAGTTTTTCAACTGCTTCGCGCACTTCCGTTTTTGACGCATCTGGGTGTACCTGGAATACAACTTTACCATGCTCTGAAGCTATCGTAGCTTTCTCAGTGATGATAGGACGTTGAATTACGTCATACAATTTTGGGTTTATCGCTTGTTTCTTACTCATGCGGCTAACCTCGCTTCCAAATCTTTAAGTGCGTGTGAAGTAATGATCACGTCATC from Rickettsiales bacterium encodes:
- a CDS encoding 50S ribosomal protein L23 — translated: MSKKQAINPKLYDVIQRPIITEKATIASEHGKVVFQVHPDASKTEVREAVEKLFGVKVTKVNTVSIHGKTKKFRGLNGKQNDRKKAIVTLAEGQTIDTMAGVN